CAGTCCGAATCCGAAACCGTAAATCAGTCCGGCTCGTTCCCCACGAAACAGTGAAAGAATGACTACACCAGCCACCACCAATTGGGGAACAATCACAATAGTGCTTCCCCAAGCCTGGGGAAGCACCCATTGCAACACCGTTCCTTCCAACACCAATAAAAAGAAAAGAAACCCGGCGAAGACTGCGCGATACACCATCATTTCCCCCCATTGCCGGCGGCACCCGTCTGTCGTTCAAACTGACGCAGTTGAATCTTCTCCGGGTCGCGCACGACCAGCACATAGCTGAGCTGTTCCATGGAGGCCGCCGGTTTGACGTACACCGTCTTGTCCACCCCGTACTCACCGGGTGCGACACCGTCCACAGTGCCGATCAGCAAACCGCCGGTATAGATATCGGATTGGTCAGACGTAACCACGATATCGCCTTTTTTCGGTTTGGCCGTTGCCGGGATATACTTCATGACCAGGCGTTGCCGTTCCTCGTCAAACCCGTCCACAATGCCAAAATAGGTTCCGTGTGCGGTCTGCAAATGTGCCGCGATGCCGGGGCTTTCGTCCGAATCGGTCAGCAACTGGACGTCGGCCATGTGCCCGGTGACCGCTATGACTCGCCCAATCAGCCCTTGGTTGGTTATCACAGGCATGTGGACCAACACCCCGTCTTCGGAACCGCGGTCGATCATCACCCGGTTGTTCCATCGGTCCGGATTGCGCGCCACGACGTGGGCCGCGATATAGGAAACTTCATTTCCTTTCCGGTATCCGATGATCTCTTTTAACTGGCGGTTCTCCTCTTGCAGTCTCGCCAGTTGTGATTTCAACTGCAACACCTGTGTGGAAGCGGAGGTCTCCCCGGACGGCGAAGGAGCATGGAACCACCTGACCAAAACGGAAGTGGGTCGATACAACCCACTTCCCACCGTGTCCGTCACATTTTTGATCCAGCGCTCGGGAAGCGTCAATTCGTTACGCTCCCCGCGCGTCATTCCCATCATGGACAACAGGGCAATCATCGACAACAACAACACCAACAATCTTCGATTCCCAAACAGTCGCGACAACAACGGCGATCACCCCGGTTACCGACGTCGTCCGAATCGGAAGCCCGTGGACGAACCGGATGTGAACAAATGGATGTTTTCCAA
Above is a window of Polycladomyces subterraneus DNA encoding:
- the mreC gene encoding rod shape-determining protein MreC → MSRLFGNRRLLVLLLSMIALLSMMGMTRGERNELTLPERWIKNVTDTVGSGLYRPTSVLVRWFHAPSPSGETSASTQVLQLKSQLARLQEENRQLKEIIGYRKGNEVSYIAAHVVARNPDRWNNRVMIDRGSEDGVLVHMPVITNQGLIGRVIAVTGHMADVQLLTDSDESPGIAAHLQTAHGTYFGIVDGFDEERQRLVMKYIPATAKPKKGDIVVTSDQSDIYTGGLLIGTVDGVAPGEYGVDKTVYVKPAASMEQLSYVLVVRDPEKIQLRQFERQTGAAGNGGK